The genomic region CCATCACGATTTGCATCAAACACGTGGAATATTATGTCAACCACACTATCCGTAATTGCTATTCCACATACCTTCAACATTCAAATAGCACGAACACTTAGCATTGACAAAAGAGGTAAAAATTATACTAATAATTAGGAAGTTAAAGAAGGCACTATAGCTTGCTTGACACATGCATGCATAAAGACGGGGAGACAGTTAAGAGCACGTACCTGAGATGCAGCTCGTTGGAAATCCTTTTTCGTTAACACCCCATTCACTTTTCCATAACTGAAAATGGCTAGAGAAAATGATTGCAATCTTTTCCGTAACTCCgcaaattttttgaattcttcAAATGTAATCCGCAAGTCTCTAAGATGTGATTCGTTGTCAAGTTTATCAACGCGATCAAGCAGCTCGTTTATGTGGCTAATTTCAGCAGAGGCAACCAATGACAATGCAAAATCTTTAGCTGATATTGTACCATGTATTTTGTAGTCGTAATGGGCAAACTCCAACTTCAAGATCTACAAAATTCaaagatataagttagtttCTACCAAGTATAAGTCAAACTGAAGAGAAAAAGTCAATTAAGATATTGATTATATTTGCAACTTTTTCCCTATTAAGGTACAAAACAAGGCAAAACTACAGAAATACAATTCTGGGAGGATATCTGATCAAATGTTGATTACTGATGAAACCAATGAGAATAGGATTTAACTTTTGAGAAAGATCAAAGCAACAATGAATCACATACTTCATCATGTAAATCCCGTAAAAATTGGACAAATGTGTCATGTTTTAGACATGTCTTGCCATCTCTTCCAAAAAAGTACTCCACCAATCCCCCATTCTCTACAGGCTGAGTGCCTTTGAGGCCAAGTCTTCGTCCATCCCTGTGGCAAGCCCCTTGTCTATTTTGTGCTCGCATCAAAGCCATCACTTTCTTGAATTCTTCCTTATCTATTTCTCTGTTAATAATGGAAATATTgtgatttttttgttgaagTGCACATATAATCAGTTAAGTAAAACCAATTGGGATAAAAGAAATAAGCAGTAAAAATCAATAAGAACAAGAAGCCGAAAAACTAATATGACAGAAATATGGCTAAGTTCCTTAATCTTGTCTTTGGAAACCTAAAaccaattaattattttgttgtttaattGATGGCAATGACTTATTGAGTAATTCCATCTACGTCCATCctatttgtgaaaaaaattatttacctaTTAGTAACATGTAGCAGTCTAGCAGAATTATTGAAGGATGATGAAACCTAGAAAGCCATCATGGAAGAAGGCCCTGCTTTTAGCCATTGAAGGATACCCTGACTATAAGAGTTAATGGCAAAAATAATACCacacaaaattttcattatgtAACTCTTTTTAGTAATAATGAgctcaaatgaaaaaaatcataagttaAATCCTACTATAGCAATTTAGTAAAGAATATAAGAAATAAAACTTTTCAAGAACTTTctgaataatattttataaatataatgatggggaagaaaatcaacaaaatgaTGAAGTAAGAAAGGCAAAAGCATTGTTGAATGATAAGAGTATTTGCATCCAGAGATAACAATATCGAACTTTTCGTTTTTTTGGTACTTGGTTACCCACCCATCATTTTTATGGTCGAACATCTTAAAAGCCACAGAGAAGCTTGATTCAGGAATGCTAAGAAGTGTGATAAAAAAGATGTACCTGCAAGTGTTGACAACGAAGATTGCTTCAGGATCTTAATTTTTAACGTTCAACAGCTTCATTGGATAGTGGTTTGGAGTTATTCAAAACAGGTTCATGTAATTGACGAAATTTCATATTTAGGCAAATTAGTGTCAAGCTTGAAGAGACAATGGAAACTTACTCTGGAAAAGATATGAGTCCATCATTGTTGGTATcaaaaagcatgaaaaattgTGAAGGGGGACAACATAACTCGCCAGGGACGCGTTCCCCTCTTAGAAAACCCTCTCGAACACGGTTTGATTCCGATGGAGGAAACACAGGAACTAGTGCCCGCATCAGGTCTGCTGGTGTCATAAGAACGTCTCCTGCAGGGGTTCTATGTGATGCAAAGTAATTGAAAACCTGATTGATAGAGATAGTCCATAGCTTAagaatttttccaaaaataaaacaaaatgaaaatagaatgaaatgaaatggTGAAAGCTACACAATGTTATATCCAATACCAGGATGGAGAAGGAGCTAgaacttaatttaatgttCATTGATTAATTCAAGGGAAGGTACTGCAAAGTCAATGTCTagctttttattcttttttttttttatccagAATTAGAACTCAATTATGTTAAGAATCCCTTATGGTCAAAGTGCCATAACTTTGTTATGAGTATAAAAAAGGGGCTTGTCCCTCTCGAACTTAAGGATGGACATGAAAGTTCACATCCATTAGATAACActatataataaattcaaagcTAATTATAATTATCCTATGCAATTATCTC from Theobroma cacao cultivar B97-61/B2 chromosome 9, Criollo_cocoa_genome_V2, whole genome shotgun sequence harbors:
- the LOC18588875 gene encoding calcium uptake protein 1, mitochondrial; the protein is MFSLPSLRKSSLLIKPVRSNQRSNTAVRPVFNQPQGSGSSSLGLVKPSFGGSGSRDNKSGEQLLLFLLRSVSSGVLIVGSSLGFSYFAHSSFDRNSSASFADAPKEATWATNGDDRFEHAIPQKKPKFLVGEAYRRRVFFNYEKRIRLQSPPEKVFNYFASHRTPAGDVLMTPADLMRALVPVFPPSESNRVREGFLRGERVPGELCCPPSQFFMLFDTNNDGLISFPEYIFFITLLSIPESSFSVAFKMFDHKNDGEIDKEEFKKVMALMRAQNRQGACHRDGRRLGLKGTQPVENGGLVEYFFGRDGKTCLKHDTFVQFLRDLHDEILKLEFAHYDYKIHGTISAKDFALSLVASAEISHINELLDRVDKLDNESHLRDLRITFEEFKKFAELRKRLQSFSLAIFSYGKVNGVLTKKDFQRAASQVCGIAITDSVVDIIFHVFDANRDGNLSSDEFVRVVQRREKSNSQPRADTKGLISCWLSCATNCSTSKLLL